The DNA window AGGGAAAATGAATGGGCATTTATGAATTTGATTTGCAGTTAGTCCGGTTTCGCGCAAAATCTTTTGTTATTTAAACGAGGCCGTTTGTCAGGTCCTCAGCATGTGggagttttatttaaaaaaaaaaggaacgaCATGCCGTTGCATAAATTTTCAGAATTGTGCATATTTTTTAAAGCTGCCTTTAGTTCTATGGAAGTTCTATGAACTAGCAGGTGAGACTGCTTATGAACCATAAAGCGGACATGTTAAGCAGCCAATATGGCCGGCGGAGGAGCTATGGGAGATCAAAATGATGCTCCCCGGCTTTGGTGGGGCGGCGCGGTGGCGGTGATGGAAATGATCTTAAGCTCCGGATTGACAATAATTTATTGGCAGCAATACCCTCAGGATGTTGCATCCTGAGCCATCTACAAACTTGGAAACTTGCAATAAACTCTTTCTGCCACCTTTCAGGCCATGAGAAAATGACCTCATTATGTATGTTGAGTGGTGTTGTGGTCATTCTGATGTTCAACTTATAAATTGTGATGGTCATAATGTTGAGTTTATTGAGAAAATGCCCCACAATTTATGACCATCACAATGACCACAACACAACATACACAAAGTAACCACCAAGAATTACTTGACCATGTTACAAGGAAAGTACAAGAGTAATTTCTTGATGTTCATTTCCTCATCATGCTCGACAGATTAGCCAACGACAAGTCAGTTCATTGATGATAAAAACATAAacagcaaaaaatacaaaattttccacTCAAAAAGCAAGAACTGGATgacaaaaaaaaagtcaaatattGATTCATTGAGGAATAAACACAAACAGATAAACAGCATCAATACAATTTCACAAACAATAACCAAAAACCTGCCCAACTAACTCCTAAAAGGCCTCCACAAATCAACATAAAACCTCAAAGACTTCGGAAGCAACTTCCTCCAAGAATCAAGATCAGGCAATTTACCGGTAAGAGCAACAGAGCTGTCATCTTGTCTACACCcaacattcaaaacaaaaacatcatCAAAAACACTACCCATTGCTTTCAACGTCTCCTCCATTACAACATCCCCATCTCGTCTCTTATCCTCCGGTTCGACGCACCGCCCTCCGACATTAATCATAATCCTCCCGTCTTTCCTCAAACACTTCCTCAACTCCACCCATGTATTAGGATCTTGAAGCTCAGGTATCACACTACCTTTACTAAAAAGATCAACAATTATCCCTGAAAACTTTTCTTTAACATTACATTTCAAATCCAATGCATTGTCAATGTAAATAAAAAGCCTGTTAGAATGGTCTTTTTCAAGCTTGTCAAGACCAAAATACTTTCTCCCAACTGAAATAACAGACGGGTCAAGCTCCCATCCGTGGATACCCACGTCCGGGTAAAGCTCTAGTATTATCCGGGCGGCGGAGCCAGCTCCGAACCCGAGAATTGCGATGGGTCCGGGCGGTAGAAGAGGCGGCAGAGTGGCGAACACGTCGTAATAAGTGTTGGTGAGGAGTTTATACCGGTAAAAAACGCTGTGGATGTTTCCGGGGGAGTCTAGGAGGAGGAGTCGTGACCCAGCAAATGGGTGATCGGCTTTCCGGGAGATTTCGAGGATACGAATGTAATTGTGTCTTGATTTGAATTTTGCTATCATTTTTACGTCTTCAATTGGGATTCCACTGTCTTGCTCCTGGGTTTTGGTTGGTTGGGATTTTGATGCTGATGTTATAATTGGGTAGGGTTTAATGGGATTTTTGGGGGTTTTGAGGAAGAATTGGAGGTTTGTTGGGTGTTCATGGCGGGAAAATTGAATTGGGTAGCGGTTAAACGGTCTGATTTGGAGTGGATCTAGTGTAAGGAGCATTGCTTAGTTCTGATATGTTCAGCTCTTTCAGGCCGTGATATATTTATACGGGGAagaataaaataacaaatacacTCCTGATATTTACTTCTcgaaaggcttaattacttaaaaaacccccacctttaatctttatttcgtttataccccgatctagaaaaactgtcacatatacccttgacgttgtcattatgtttcgcctctaccccaaatttcaaaaaaaaaatgatttattaaaaacaactaaatttaagggttattttatacctttttctattaaaaaatgtacaaactaatacttcatctttaaaaacgttcaaataagtcctaaaattaattaatttttttaatttaaataaaataaataaataaaataacatagttTTATTAAGTACTATTTATAACCGTACTCCTATTTAaaaaaaccgctaatattattttttttattttttttatttttacggaaataagctccttcctccatggatggaggagtccatggaggaaggagctactccttcctccatgtgaggaaggagctcGCACTGCTCCTTCCTAGAGCAGCGTCCTCCTCCCTCATGGAAGGAAGGAGAAGCtcctcctcccatggaggaggagctattttttttaattttttttttaaaaaaaaattgaaaatagattttaaaattaaagtacggtattatgttgaaattaattagtctgatgtaaaaaaaattacggttttttatttttaacaaattattgataattaatataaattaaattattattattagttgaattttttaaagaataaggtgtttttgtataattaataatattgacgtgtaattagaatatatgctaaaaatgaaggattattttaaactctttttcaaatgaaaagaggtcaatttaatacctcgagggtacAGGCGAAACATAGTGACAACGTCAAGGGTATATGTGAcagtttttctaggtcagggtataaacgaaataaagattaaaggtggggtttttttaagtaattaagcccttCTCGAAACAAATAACCCTTTCTTAGAAACTTTttattaaggcttaattacttaaaaaaaccctcacctttaactttgttttcgtttataccctgatctaggaaaattgtcacatatactcatgaccttatctttatgtttcacctctaccccaaatttcaaaaaaaagatgatttattataaataactaaatataggagtttttctattaaaaaaaatacaaaccaaTACTTCATCTTTgaaaacgttcaaataaatcctaaatttaattaatttttttaatttaaataaaaccttataaataaaatattttttattaattacaatctacaattatactccaattttaaaaatcgctaacattattattttaaaaaaagattgatTTTCGAAACCGACGCTAGGCAATTCTACTGCCCCTCCTTCTATGGAGGAACAGCGTGTTCCTCCTTTCTAAGGAGGAACCATGGTGCTCCTCCTTGGAAAGGAGGAATAGATCTGTTCCTCCTTTCCAAAGAGGAACACGATTGTTCCTCCTTGAACAGATCTGTTCCCCCATGGAAAGGAGGAACAGCTTGTTCCTCCTTTCCATGGAGGAACAGCATGTTCCTCCATATAAGGAGGAACACTGtacctccttccatggaaggaggacgaCGGTTTCTCCTTCCACGGAAGGAGGACGGTGGCGGTGGgagaaatttttttcaaaaaaaaattaattttgttgatagaatttttttatagtttttaattttgatagcgAATTTTAAAATTGGA is part of the Mercurialis annua linkage group LG3, ddMerAnnu1.2, whole genome shotgun sequence genome and encodes:
- the LOC126671462 gene encoding uncharacterized protein LOC126671462; translation: MLLTLDPLQIRPFNRYPIQFSRHEHPTNLQFFLKTPKNPIKPYPIITSASKSQPTKTQEQDSGIPIEDVKMIAKFKSRHNYIRILEISRKADHPFAGSRLLLLDSPGNIHSVFYRYKLLTNTYYDVFATLPPLLPPGPIAILGFGAGSAARIILELYPDVGIHGWELDPSVISVGRKYFGLDKLEKDHSNRLFIYIDNALDLKCNVKEKFSGIIVDLFSKGSVIPELQDPNTWVELRKCLRKDGRIMINVGGRCVEPEDKRRDGDVVMEETLKAMGSVFDDVFVLNVGCRQDDSSVALTGKLPDLDSWRKLLPKSLRFYVDLWRPFRS